The genomic interval CCTTAAACATTATGGGATATGGAAATACTAGCTGTCCAGGAATATGTATTTTCCCCTGCAACATAAGGAAACAAtactaaaagatttgcattgctaccccaaaatgaataaataaatattcaaacaccacaatggtgtttttttttagcaaaaagaCCAACACATTaggaaaactgaaataaaaccaacaaaacaaaccCATTGGTTTTCCATGAAaagtgtattttgcacaaaaatgtattaTGCAGAAAAAATAAGGTTTTGTGCAAAGTGctgtcttttatttgttttttaaattcctggaatataaaaatcatttttaaaaagaatccctCTCTTGTAATTCATTGTATGTACATAGAAGGCATGTGCAAAAAAACTTCACATGGTTTCTTTACTGTTAAGAAATGTATCTTTTATACTAATACTCTAGGGATTAGCTCTGAGGCGAGCACcaatttatttaaaagacagaaaactgTTGCAAGGCTCAAAAACAATGCCATTTAGCTAAGGTTTTTATAGGGACAGGTTTGCTCTTTTAGTTCTGGGTGTCTTCATTGCTTTCACTGAATGGAGGGAATAACATCTCAGAACATTCCTAAACATCTCAACTCAGATGAGAATAAGACCTCAAATGCTATGACTTCATGAAACCCATCTAAAGGATAGAAACGTGAAGTAGTTCTCCCATTCTTCAGTTACTGAAGGTGAGTTATCTTCTTGTTGACTTacaccacctttaaaaaaaatcatagtaaTGTTGATATAGatatcattttaaaagattttctccTATAATTACACAAAAATGGACTAATTTGTCTATATTATAATCCAGAGAATTGTAACCTCTTTATTTTAAGTTCTTGGTTAATAATTAGAGAAAGGGAGGTTTTAAACTTGTTGAGGTATGCTGTCAGCTGTGTGGATGCTTAGCTGGTATGTTTTGAAATGAAGTACATCCATAATGTTCTGTTATCTTGAAACTTTTGGTGCACcgccacacaaacacactgccagtgactgcctgctgcctagataCCATCCCACTGGATGGCTTCCCCTTTGATCATCCACACATTTACACCTGCAATCCTCCACTGAGAGAGGGCATCGGAGCAGAGGTTTGCCCAGTAATACACTGGCAATGAACAACCATGACTATTCAGGCTCACACCTTTTCTCTCACATTCAATTTTATTTAATTCTCAAATTCTTGCCATCCCAAATAGGAAGAAATGTCATTATTTTAACACACTGTCAAAATCAAACTGATGTTAAATCATCTTCCGTTGATAGAAATACTTCCAAgcatgataatttttaaaataatctttattattttcattatcatACAAACAAAAAgaccaacccccccaaaaaaacccagagtACAAGACACATACAATTCACATACAGACATCAATCTTCACAttgataacaataacaacattagcATGACATCTACCACCAAACTACCACATAAAACTAACATATAACTAAAAGTGACTTCCTTGTCTTTATGGTTTCTTACCGTGCGATAATCCTAAAAATACATCTTCAAATGCTTTCTGTAGAATTATAATATCAAGTCAAGTGTGTTAACCATTTCCTCTTAATTTTACTACACTGATGAAAACCCCCAAGTTCACTCTAGTCCAATTGTGTAATTAGATTTTTTTATGTTCCTTTAGATAAGTTATTAGAGGATTCCATGTTTTTTGAAATAGGTCTATGGGTTCCCCTTTCAGTTATTTTGTTAAGTTATCCATTTCCATATATTCATACAGTTTAAGATACCATTCAGATATTTTTGGGCAATGGTCCCTTTTCCATTTTGAAGCGAACAATATTCTCGCTGCCGACACCATATATAATGCTATGCTTTCATATTTCTTCTTAATTTCCTTATCTATTATCATATTTAATAGAAACGGTTTGAGATCTAAGGGAATATTATCTTTTAATATCTCCCAGATCTGTACATGGATTAGTTTCCAATACCCTTTGACCTTGTCGCAATTCCACCATACATGGTAAAAATGTCCTATTTCCTTGTTGCATTTCCAGCACAACTCACTTGTATTCTTACACCTCCTGGATAGTTTATATGGATTTAAATACCCGTGGAATTGCATTTTATACCAATTCTCCCTCAAACTATAGCTCAGAGTAAATTTTGAGCCTCTTTTCCAAGCATATTCCCACCAGTCCAATTGAATAATATGCCCTATATCTTGGGGCCATTTAGTCATACAATGTTTAACAGTTTTGGCTTCCTGCTCATATTTTAATAGCAATTTGTAGAAGTTGGCTATATTATGATTCTCCTCAGCCAGAATTATATTACTCATCTCTGCATCCCATTCCTCAAATCCACGAAGTTTATAATCAGTCTTAAACCTTTCTTTAATCTGTCGGTATAAAAACTAACTACACTTATAGCCTGCATTATTTAGTTCTTCTTGATCTTTTAATCTTATCTTCTGCTGGTCAAGCATGATAATTTATAGGTCTAATGTAGAATGCATTTCCTTGAGACTTATTATAACCCTACTGTCCTAATGTTCATTCAAAGACTGCAGAAGGCATATCTTTAGTTTTTGaagtgtgttattttaaaaagattttcaagagctgtattcttttatttatttacttactattTTACAGATTTATTGTAAGGTAAGGTACATTAAATTCTACAGTACATGCTCATTGTGGCcatattttcctctctctctctctctctctctctctctctctctctcgccagAATTTTCTTTGCTTGCAGCGAATGGATAATCTGAATTGAGATCATTGTTCATGGGCAATTAATGTTTGGCCATGAAATAAagtgggtaaccttgagcaagtcacactctctcagcttctgagcgaggcaatggcaaaccccctctgaataaacttgccaagaaaaccttgttagggtttgccttagggttactttAACCCTATtagggtttgccttagagttaccaaaggtttaccttagggttaccataagtcataaatgatttgaaggaaagcaacacacaacaacactaacagcacaaaacaatacaacacaaaCAACCCAGACTAAGACCACAATCAAAGACTGTGTCTTCTCACATGAACTTGTAAATTGtaagatctacaggggaagggtttttttttttccagtcttgCCACCATCACAAGGTTGCtttgtgaggacatgagagagtgccttctcagtggctgctcttaccatcttgaactcccttccatgggaggctttccttgctttccttttaccagcagacaaagacatttttatccaAGCATGCTTTCAGTATATAATGATGTTAAGGCTGTTaagaaagcttttaaaatggtgtgtgcatgtgtgctttaATTACGTTTTTAATGTTTGTCTGTTTtctgtaattttattattttttaacaagttgatttttattgtttttaaatttttattgtaaagcttTTAAACAGTGTTATCCGTGAacagccttgggtccctttctaaAAGAAAGGCAgcctaaaaatgaaatgaataagatAAATAAATCAGATTAGATAAATGACTGGTCATTTCTTATTTCTCCCTTGAGAAGTAGATATCCTAGGTTTATACTTCATCCCTTTTGTCACTCTACCCTGCCAAAAAACATCAGCCTGGTAAACCAGGGGAGGGCTACGTCTGAAGGTCAAGGCAGGAgcatcatggtgtgtgtgtgtgtgtgtgtgtgtgtgtatgcagagaTGTGGATCACACCTGGTTACACactaagggggtgacaccattgcaccccaattaaagtggtgttaaactaggttattgctgcagtgtggatgcagcttctgtTTTGCATATAAGGATCTGGATTGATATTCAGTAAatatgctaaaatataaatcagttaaAGATgctgtttgatttctttttttcttcttcccctccctttcctcttttatgctacaacagactaacatggctacttctttgaaaactttaTCAAGGGGCGTATATAgagtaacagaaaacaaaacactcaGGTAAGTTACAGATCTGACTGTTGTGGGACATAGCTTGTGGAAAGCTATGCAACATGAGATAAATGTACATCAACTTTGACAATAATTATTCTCACCCCTGTTACTACCTTTCAGGACTAGAATCAATTCACATTGGATAACCAATGTATGTTTttcaaagagaaacaaatgggccaTTCTGGTAGATATACAGTAGTCCCCAACTTATTTGACAGGGTAGGGACCAGAGCACTGGAAAAAGTGGAAATCGTTGAAAGCAGAACCATTATGTGCCATTATGAATATTACTGCACAGTGCTCTGGTCCCTAAACTGTCAAATAAGTGGGTATCCCCCCAAAATGGCTAAATTTTccacagaaaagaagagaatgTGTGTGACACACAACAGAGAAAATCCCTTCCTTTGAACCTGGGAGGTGGTTTTTTCATCTCTCCATCCCTCATCTACACTCCCCAGTTGTACACACTGACTGATCACACACTTCAGGAGACTTCTCTTCGTGGCCTCCATCTTTGACCAGGAGAGGCCTCCTCTGCCCTTCCCCAggcaaggaaaagaagagaagagaaagaggccaGAGCATCCATCAGGCAACAAGGCCCTTGTGGGACTACATTTCCGTCTTACTGTAACATGTCTGTAATGCCTCTACGAGGAATGGGGGGGTCCTACTGTAGGCTTTTAGCCTTACATCCTCTCTCTTTAATGTACCTGTCTTATGTATGCCAGACCCCATCTCCACTGTTTAGACATTTTTAAATAACTacatactccaaataaataaataaataataaaccattATTTTGGCACATGGCCAAAAGAGGTCCACACATACAGATACTGGGTATAATTTGGAGTAGATGAAAGAGTGGATTATTGAAAAGCAATTTGTCAAAAAGCAGGACCTCATATCCAAGGACTAGTGATTGTGAACTAGCATAGACCATACTAAagacaatatatatgtatatacacagcATCATGTGCTTACCATGACATTCTTCTTAGTCtagaaaacaatatgaaaaacCACACCAAGGTAACACAATTTTTCTTGGAGGGATTCGAAGGACATCTGGGACTACAGTTAGGATTGTCTCTACTTTTTACACTGTTATATACTGCTACTTTGATGGGGAATCTTGGAATGATTGCCATCATCACTGTTGATGCCCATCTTCACAGTCCTATGTACTTCTTCCTGAAAAATTTATCCCTTCTGGATATTTGCTACTCATCTGTCATCACCCCCAAAGCCATGCTGACCTTTGCAACTGGGAATAAGGTCATTTCCTACAATGGATGTGCCACACAGatgttcttcttctctctctttgggACCACTGAGTGTTTCTTCCTAGCTGTGATGGCATATGACCGATTTGTTGCCATCTGCAACCCATTGCTTTACAAGGTCATCATGTCCAAAAAGACTTGTACACTCTTGGTAGCAGTATCATACTTCTTTGGGTTCCTCAACTGTTGCACACAAACAGGTCTCACATTCAGCTTGTCCTACTGTGAGCCAGGAGAGATCAACCAGTTCTTTTGTGATGTCCCAGCTGTCATGAAAGCCTCTTGTTCAGACACTTTTGTAAATGAAATTGTGCTGCTAGCAGTGTGCGGCCTTATCATAATTGTAACATTTACAATTGTCCTAATCTCCTATGGCTATATTGTGGCAACCATTTTGAATATACCATCTGTTGAAGGTAAGCGAAAAGCCTTTTCCACTTGTACTTCACACATCATGGCTGTAAGCCTGTTTTTTGGGACAGCTTTCTTTATGTATGGACAACCTGGGGCCATCTCTTCTCCTAATCAAGGCAAAGTAGTGTCTGTGTTCTACACTATTGTAATCCCAATGATGAACCCATTAATCTATAGTCTGAGGAATAAGGAGGTCAAAGCAGCATTGAAGAGACACCTTACAAAGATGATTTTCTTGCACTAACTATTTGTTTGGATGCTTAAAGTGCCTGCATCAGTGATCTCCTACTTTAAAGCAGCACACTATGCAACATAAAATccaatgagagagagaaagtcccTGAAGCAGGTTTTTAGGATGTATGGATCCACCTCAATGTGGAAAAactcgctgtgaagaatttgcccatcattttgctgataaaattgctcagatttGCTCTGATGTAGATGCCAGAGTTGATACAGGTttagtggatgtaaccttggctcctgatTGTCTAGTATTTATAGATACCTTTCAATTTGTgtagcctgaggatgtggacaggatccttggagaggtgaaagccaccacatgtattccagatccttgcccttcctggcttattaaacaggtcAAAGTAGGACTGgtggagtgggtaagggaagtgattGATGCCTCTCTACAGCAAGGCAGGTCCCAACATGCCTAAAAGAGACTGTggtaagacctcttttgaaaaaaacttccctggaTCATACTGTATTAGATAACTACAGGCCAATCTCCAACCTTCCATTTTTGGTCAAAGTGTTGGAATGTGTGATGGCCTCTCAACTCCAGGAGTTcctggatgagacggattatctagatccatgtcagtctggtttcagacatggctatgggacagaaacagctttggttgccttgatggatgacctacacagggaactggacaggggaagtgtgtccctgttggttctactggacctctcagcagctttcaataccatcaaccatggtatccttctgagtcacttctctgggatggggcttggaggcatTGTTCTGCAGTGGCTCCGTTGTTTCATGGAGGGGtgttctcagaaggtggtgctgggggggTTCCTGTTTGATTCCTTGGTCATTGGcttgtggagtccctcagggctcagtcctgtcccttatgctttttaacatctatatgaaaccactgggagaggtcatccggagtttt from Sceloporus undulatus isolate JIND9_A2432 ecotype Alabama chromosome 6, SceUnd_v1.1, whole genome shotgun sequence carries:
- the LOC121933697 gene encoding olfactory receptor 12-like, giving the protein MKNHTKVTQFFLEGFEGHLGLQLGLSLLFTLLYTATLMGNLGMIAIITVDAHLHSPMYFFLKNLSLLDICYSSVITPKAMLTFATGNKVISYNGCATQMFFFSLFGTTECFFLAVMAYDRFVAICNPLLYKVIMSKKTCTLLVAVSYFFGFLNCCTQTGLTFSLSYCEPGEINQFFCDVPAVMKASCSDTFVNEIVLLAVCGLIIIVTFTIVLISYGYIVATILNIPSVEGKRKAFSTCTSHIMAVSLFFGTAFFMYGQPGAISSPNQGKVVSVFYTIVIPMMNPLIYSLRNKEVKAALKRHLTKMIFLH